In Spirochaetaceae bacterium, the genomic stretch GCACATAATTTTCGCCAATCTGGCTTACCCCTAGTTTAACTACGGTGCAAACTTTGTCAAGGCTTTGCCCTTTAGCGGCGGCACAAATCGTCAGCGGCGGCCCGTTTGGCCGGCCCAGCCGGTAAATTTGGTTTATTATTGCGGTAGGTTGCTGGTTCATTGTTACAAAATTGTTAAAAAAGGCCTAAAGCTGGTTGCTTTTTTGCCAAACTCCCCCTATAATATAACATATTATGTTAAAAAAATACACATTGTTAGCCGTTTTTTTACCGTTTTTACTTACTTTTTTAAGTAGCAACGGCCGCGACTTAGCCGACAGACAAAATATTTATAACGATAAAATACTGTATTATTTTGCCGAGCGTGGTTTTAATTTAAGCGACTTAATCCAGTTTAATTTTACATCGGCTAATATCGAAAACTTACTTAGGTTGATGGCGGTGCGCGATGGCTACCCGGGCCTGATTAATTATATGAGTTACCAGCCGCAATATAACGATTGGCTGCTTACTTTTTACAACCGGCAACAGCTGTTTTTTGCCGGCAGCCGTATGCTGCCGCTGGAACTACTAAGCGAAACTGCGCGCTTTAGGCCCTTTATCAGCTACCAACTGCGCGAGATTGACGACCCGGCCGATTTTAGCGCCGAGCGTATTAACAACCTGCACGCTAGGTACAACCCGCATTTAGTTACCCCGCAACCGGTAACGGTGGCCGCACCGGCTAACCCGGCGCCTCCCGCCGCTCCGCCCCCGCCGCGTGTAAGCCGCAGCTACAATAGTAATTACTATAATATTATTTACGGCGGTAACACTGCGCAGCAAATTCAGCGTTTGTTGGTAAGGGTAGATTTTTTAGGATACAACTTTCTTACTCACCCTATATTAGCCCCTGTGCTGGAGCAAATAGATGAGCAAATTATGGCCCACCCCGATGAAGACGAAGAACTAACTAACTTTTTAGCCAGCCTCACCTCTATTGCTTCTTACTCTTTCCGGCCTATTTTGGGTACCACTACCCTTAGCTACCACGCCTTTGCGATGGCCGTAGATATGCTGCCGCGCAACCAAAACCAGCCTATCTACTGGGCGTGGGATGCCCGGCACAACCCATTATGGTACTTAACGCCGGTGGCTAACCGCTGGCAAATACCTGCCATAATTATAGAGGCTTTTGAAGAGCACGGCTTTTTTTGGGGCGGCCGCTGGCCGATGTACGATATTATGCACTTTGAGTACCGCCCCGAGCTGCTTAAGCTACAGCAATACCGCAACGAATTTAACCAATTTCTTTTAAGGCTGGCTAACTATGCGTAAACATTTTTTTCCGTTTTTAATAATTTTAACTGTTGTTATCACCGTTGTCTCTTTAGCCTCCAGCTTAGCGGTGGGTAACCGGCCGCGCGGGCAGCTGGCGGTACGCGGCGTGGCCGAACTAGAAGTTGAGGCCAACAAAATCACCGTAAGTTTTACCTTAAGCGATTACTTTATAGAAGAACTTACCAGCCACGATGCCGCCACCTTTAGAACGCGCGGCCCAACTATCATCGAGATAGAAGCCGAAGCTTTGGCCGTTTTAGCAACCGCCGGCTTTACCGACGTACGGCTGGACAATGCGCGTATCAACAGACGCTGGTTTAGCCTGCCTAATAACAGCAGTCTTAGCCACAGTTACAATGTACGCAGCTATAGTATTGTGGTGAGTGATTTTGCCGCCGCCGATAGGCTTTTGCAAGTAAACCTGCCCTTTAACACCACCCAATTTGCCATTACCGGCCTTGAAAATACCCACATCGAGGAGTACCGTTTACAGGTAATGCAAGCCGCTTTGGCTAATGCCCGCAGCCGGGCCGAAGCGTTAGCCGCCGGTTACGGCCGGGTGCGCGGCCTGCTTTTTGTGAGTGATGGCCAAAGCCGTATCACTGCTCCGCAAGCCGGCATTAACGCCCGCACCGCTCTTGCCGCCCCGATGATGGAGGCCGACAGCGCCGAGTTTGCGGTAAACCAAAACCTTAACCTACGCACCATTAAGTTGAGCGCCGGTGTTGATGCTATTTTTATTCTAAATTAAATAAAACGACGGTAATCGATAAATTCGTCGAAAAAGTTATACTCTTTATTATCGTTGGCTAGCCAATCTATATTAATTTTATTACTGCATATAGATTTATAAATTTGATAAAAATTATCAAAATGCCGGCTAAGTTCTTCCATCGCCAGCTCTTCGTTCACTTGCGCCTTAAGCATTAACGGTAAATCGCTGTTCATAGCCAGTAAAACTTCGCGGGCCGCTTGGTTAAGCATATGTTTTTTAATGCTGGTAGCATCGCTAAAACGGGCAGCAATGTCGTGCATACGCTCTATCATTTTATAAAGGTGCGGTAACAACCATGCATTTTTTTTATCTAACCAAAATTGATTATAACTATCTTCTTCACCCCAGCTGGAAGAAGTAATCTCCAGCTGCTGTAGATTATGAAATTGTTGCAGATAATTTTTAGCCGTAGCGCAAATTATATCATCGGCTTTAGCTAAAGCCAGTACGACTTCTTCTAAAAAGTAACTGCCCGCCGCACCCCACTGCCCCAAAAACTCTAAATCCAACACCGTTGTGATAAGCGGCGATTTACTGCCCATCAAAGCTTTAGCCGCTTTAAATTGATTTAAACGCCTTTGGCTAAAGATAGTGGCCTGCTCTTTGACTAAAGCCAGCACTTTTTCGGTATCATCAAGCAGCTGCTCGTTTTCGTTATTGTATTTTAAGTAAGCTAACTTACTTTCGTTTTTCCATATTTCGTTGGTACTGGCCCGGTCGCGGCTAAAAGCCGCCACATTACTGCCCTTAACCATCACCGGCCGGTACGTACCGCTCAGCGGCGCTTCGTTAGCATACAAAAGAGCATGGCTGGCGGTATAA encodes the following:
- a CDS encoding M15 family metallopeptidase, translated to MLKKYTLLAVFLPFLLTFLSSNGRDLADRQNIYNDKILYYFAERGFNLSDLIQFNFTSANIENLLRLMAVRDGYPGLINYMSYQPQYNDWLLTFYNRQQLFFAGSRMLPLELLSETARFRPFISYQLREIDDPADFSAERINNLHARYNPHLVTPQPVTVAAPANPAPPAAPPPPRVSRSYNSNYYNIIYGGNTAQQIQRLLVRVDFLGYNFLTHPILAPVLEQIDEQIMAHPDEDEELTNFLASLTSIASYSFRPILGTTTLSYHAFAMAVDMLPRNQNQPIYWAWDARHNPLWYLTPVANRWQIPAIIIEAFEEHGFFWGGRWPMYDIMHFEYRPELLKLQQYRNEFNQFLLRLANYA
- a CDS encoding SIMPL domain-containing protein, coding for MRKHFFPFLIILTVVITVVSLASSLAVGNRPRGQLAVRGVAELEVEANKITVSFTLSDYFIEELTSHDAATFRTRGPTIIEIEAEALAVLATAGFTDVRLDNARINRRWFSLPNNSSLSHSYNVRSYSIVVSDFAAADRLLQVNLPFNTTQFAITGLENTHIEEYRLQVMQAALANARSRAEALAAGYGRVRGLLFVSDGQSRITAPQAGINARTALAAPMMEADSAEFAVNQNLNLRTIKLSAGVDAIFILN
- a CDS encoding DUF1957 domain-containing protein produces the protein MTLNNKTGVFNLVLYGHLPYLRPGYDTAKESWLFEALTSSYLPLIRALKRLAWDNVPFSLSLVLSPTLISLLNNHELQEKYHQYLKESLLLTEGNPAPAGGDSWGQSRANFHYNHLNEALKQFKLCNGNIFNEFIALRNSGHLEFVASAATTAFMPLFQFHEYALRPQLDIAVKQHEQLLGEKPQGFWLPHCGYYNGLEKLLEEYDIKYFYTASHALLYANEAPLSGTYRPVMVKGSNVAAFSRDRASTNEIWKNESKLAYLKYNNENEQLLDDTEKVLALVKEQATIFSQRRLNQFKAAKALMGSKSPLITTVLDLEFLGQWGAAGSYFLEEVVLALAKADDIICATAKNYLQQFHNLQQLEITSSSWGEEDSYNQFWLDKKNAWLLPHLYKMIERMHDIAARFSDATSIKKHMLNQAAREVLLAMNSDLPLMLKAQVNEELAMEELSRHFDNFYQIYKSICSNKINIDWLANDNKEYNFFDEFIDYRRFI